The Triticum dicoccoides isolate Atlit2015 ecotype Zavitan chromosome 6A, WEW_v2.0, whole genome shotgun sequence genome has a window encoding:
- the LOC119316381 gene encoding FAM10 family protein At4g22670-like, giving the protein MDMSWLGELRAFVEACKKDPALLVDPSLAFLRDYLTSLGADLPAAAAAKSGPKVPTHPTPLISVPINEEDGTDMRDPTVETDELDADIVESDLELEGDVVQPDHSDAPQKMGDPSFEVTEESRDASQKEKGMATEAISEGKLQEAVEHLTKAILLNPTSAMMYATRASVFIKMKKPAAATGENYINPDSAKGYKTRGMANSMLGKWEEAARDLHAASNIDYNDEIKATLKKVEPNAHKIVEHRRKYDRLWKERNDKKSERDRLRRRAEAQAAYEKAKRSEQSPSGGMPCGFPGGGMPGGMHGDFLGTAKRLLCSTASAEYISEVLDDDNISSSQVPATPLDSDDLLEVIILHLPRQPSSLPRASLVCKRWHSLLSDQKFTACYRKHHRKAPLLGFFAGFDVTRLNFVPFPDTEPNSIPIPTERFAVPKSSRPSYFWSFLPSWAAAMGSLSCSMRACAR; this is encoded by the exons ATGGACATGTCGTGGCTGGGCGAGCTGCGGGCCTTCGTGGAGGCTTGCAAGAAGGACCCGGCGCTGCTCGTCGACCCCAGCCTCGCCTTCTTGCGGGACTACCTCACCAGTCTCGGCGCCGACCTCCCCGCCGCCGCAGCTGCCAAATCCGGCCCCAAGGTCCCTACCCACCCCACTCCCTTGATTTCTGTTCCGATCAACGAGGAGGACGGCACGGACATGCGGGACCCCACCGTGGAGACCGACGAGCTCGACGCGGACATCGTCGAGTCCGATCTCGAGCTGGAGGGGGACGTCGTCCAGCCCGACCACAGCGACGCTCCCCAGAAGATGGGGGATCCTTCGTTCGAGGTGACTGAGGAGAGTCGCGATGCATCCCAGAAAGAAAAGGGCATGGCGACGGAGGCAATATCAGAAG GGAAACTGCAAGAAGCTGTCGAGCATCTTACCAAGGCAATCCTCCTGAATCCAACCTCTGCAATGATGTATGCTACTAGAG CATCTGTGTTCATTAAAATGAAGAAACCTGCTGCTGCTACAGGTGAAAACTAT ATCAACCCTGACTCTGCAAAAGGCTACAAGACTCGTGGAATGGCTAATTCTATGCTGGGCAAGTGGGAGGAAGCTGCTCGTGATCTGCATGCCGCGTCAAACATTGATTACAATGATGAGATCAAAGCTACCCTCAAGAAG GTGGAGCCTAATGCACACAAGATAGTGGAGCACCGCAGGAAGTATGACAGGCTCTGGAAAGAGAGGAATGACAAGAAATCTGAGCGTGACCGGCTTCGTCGACGTGCTGAGGCACAG GCTGCTTATGAGAAGGCAAAGAGGAGCGAGCAATCACCAAGTGGAGGCATGCCTTGTGGTTTCCCTGGCGGTGGTATGCCTGGAGGAATGCATGGTGACTTTCTTGGAACTGCCAAGAGGCTGCTGTGTTCCACAGCATCAGCTGAATACATATCTGAGGTCCTCgatgacgacaatataagttcctcACAAGTGCCAGCAACCCCGCTGGACAGTGATGACCTCCTGGAGGTGATCATCCTCCACCTCCCTCGTCAGCCGTCCTCCCTCCCCCGCGCCTCCCTTGTCTGCAAGCGCTGGCACAGCCTCCTCTCCGATCAGAAGTTCACAGCATGCTACCGCAAACACCACCGGAAGGCTCCTCTATTGGGCTTCTTTGCTGGGTTTGATGTAACGAGGCTCAACTTCGTTCCTTTCCCCGACACGGAACCCAACAGCATCCCCATCCCCACCGAGCGCTTTGCCGTGCCCAAGAGCAGCAGACCCTCCTACTTCTGGAGCTTCTTGCCTTCTTGGGCTGCCGCCATGGGCTCGCTGTCCTGCTCAATGAGAGCCTGCGCAAGGTAG